Genomic DNA from Scylla paramamosain isolate STU-SP2022 chromosome 25, ASM3559412v1, whole genome shotgun sequence:
TCGGCTTTAGGTcttttgacacaacgacaccaagatttttttctttatcattgcttgacagtggcatgttattcattacatatctcgcctgaacattgttgcttccaatatgtagaattttacacttttctatattacatctcatctgccatttttctgcccagcttgttagttaattgaggtcacactgcagttcctgccattgtgacactgacGTTACTCTACgttttattttggtgtcgtctgcaaatttatctattttgcaatttatctcttcatcagtatcattaatgtatattataaaaagtactggtcctaatacagagccttgaggaacgccgctatttaccttatgccaatctgactcttttccatttatcacaacacagTTTTCTATCaaagagccagtctctcagccatttcagggtgtttctggcaatgccgtgagcttttactttactgatgagtctcttatggagaacagtgtcgaaagctttctggaaatcgaggtagataatatcaacagcttttgtctcgtcatacgagttaaatacttcataaaagaagtctagtaagttcgtAAAGCAGGAAcgtttggttctgaaaccgtgttgcgagtcccttatgattttattttcttctaaatatctaacaattttatctatgattattgtttccataaGCTTGGAAACTACTAAAGTTAGACTGATCTGTCTGTAATTGGCtgagagagatttatttccttttttaacgattggcgtgacatttccTAGTTTCTATTCGTGGGggactttacccgctagtaaagttttattcaataaaatcgtaatcggtttcacgagctcattacttccttctttaAAAAGCCTGGATGATATCTTGATAtcttgagaaggaaaaggagtagtagtagtagtagtagtagtagtagtagtagtagtagtagtaatagtagtagtagtagtagtagtagtagtagtagtagtagtagtagtagtagtagtagtagtagcagcagtagtactggaagtagcagtagtagtagtagtagtagtagtagtagtagtagtagtagtagtagtagtagtagtagtagtagttgttgttgttgttgttgttgttgttgttgttgttgttgttgttgttcttgttgttgttgttgttgtagtagtagtagtagtagtagtagtagtagtagtagtaggaggaggaggaggaggaggaggaggaggaggaggaggaggaggaggaggaggaggaggaggaggaggaggaggaggaggaatgtgaaagCAGCGCTGCAAGCTGTCCAAATTTTAATTAAGTACAGGCAGGGTCACTTCCTGCATCTGtctctgttccttttttcctcctatctcaCCCTGACACTGTTACCTCCTCTGTGCTTTCTTCTCTGCCTCAAAAATAAGTCCTCTCCTACCAACGTTCTCCTCTGTCCTCGTGACGTCAACGCCACGCCCCCGCAGCCACCACTATATAAGCGGGCCGAATGGCAAAGCAGCCACCAGTCTCCGACGCACCTCATTCACCGATATGGCCCTCAaggtatttcctccttcctggcgTGCACACACAGCACCTAATGCACCCAACACTCCACACGTCCCACACCCAATACTCCAGAACAAAAGCTGCCTCTAACACTCAAACATGCACTCCACAACATCCCAACACACCTCCATCAATACCAAGCCCCAGCggcccaacaccaccacaacaaacttCCTCACAGCCACTCCCACGACCACGCCACAacgcaccaacaacaccacaacaaacgTCCccatgcctcacacacacactgcccccaACGCCCCACACACACTGCCCCCAACGGCCAATACAACACATGGCAATACTGCCACACACGCCAACAACGCCTCCCAACGCATCCTCCCAACCACAGtgagtcctcttcctccaccagctcGTCCTCCTGCCCGCCCTCGTGGCAGTCGCCCTCGCCGACACGACTTCCTATAGGccgcttcctccctctcctgcccccATCTACAGCGCCCGCACCCCATCCTATAACGCCCCCGCGCCATCCTACAATGCACCCGAGCCAGTGGTGAGTCCCTTATACGCATGCACTgaaatcagacacacacacacacacacacacacacacacacacacacacacacacacataaaacacacacacacacacacacacacacacacacacacacacacacacacacacacacacacacacaaacttggtatcgttcaatgcctcaaaaactcaattcctccatctatcaactcgacacaaccttccagacaactatcccctcttcttcaatgacattcaactgtccccctcttctacactgaacttccttggtctgtcctttacttataatctgaactggaaacttcacatctcatctctagctaaaacagcttctatgaagttaggtgttctgagacgtctccgccagtttttctcacctccccagctgctaactctgtacaagggccttatccgtccatgtatggagtatgcttcacacgtctggggaggttccactcatactgctcttctagacagggtggaatcaaaaacttttcgtctcatcaactcctctcctctaactgactgtcttcagcctctctcttaccgccgcaatgttgcatatctagctgtcttttaccgctattttcatgctaactgctcttctgatcttgctaactgcatacctcctttccttccgcggcctcgttgcacaagactttcttctttctctcacccctattctgtccacctctctaacgcaagagttaaccaatattctcaatcattcatccccttctctggtaaactctggaactccctgtctgcttctgtatttccaccgtcctatgacttgaattccttcaagagggaggtttcaagaaacttattcatcaatttttgaccactgctttgaccctttcatgggactgccatttcagtgggcatttttttattagatttttgttgcccttggccagtgtccttcctacataaaaaaaaataaataaaataaaaacactcactcattcaccgttcctccctccccattcacaGAGTCCCCCTAAGTATGACTTCAGCTGGAACGTCAAGGACGACTATTCCAGCAACGACTACGGCCACCAGGAGACCCGCGACGGCTACAACACCCAGGGATCCTACTACGTGCAGCTGCCCGACGGCCGCCTGCAGGAGGTCACCTACACTGTCAACGGCGACTCAGGCTTCGTGGCCCAGGTCAACTACCAGGGAGAGGCACAGTACCCAACACAGCAGGGCTACGGCTCCGCACCTTCCTACCAGGCCCCCGCCCCGTCCTACCGGCAGCCCCGCCCGTCCTACGCGTAATGCTCCACCCTCGTGACGGCCaagtctttctgtctttgtaaATACTCCATTATACCAGTACGTACAAAGCAATAAACGATTGCGATAaaacactctccttccttcaccctacaCTTCAAATTCCCTACCAAACTCTCCATACATTCCCTTCCCAGCTCCCCACCAACCCTCCACCTCGCATCCTGCCAAAAGCCTCGCCACGTTCCGCCCAATCGCACCAACCTGTGCCGTCCCATCGGGTCGTCACATGTTTCCTGAAATGCATGACAACAGATACCAGGAGCGAGACGATCTAGAACGAGGATTTGTGTGTTTAGCTGTTTGTTCCTCGTAATGAACTATGagtggaagaacagaaaaagaacagaaaagggcttCATTCAGTCCGACCTCTTGTTTGTAAACATGACACTATAAACAGAAAACACCATCAAGTATCTTGAAGGAAATGTGTATATTGAAATTTTCAAGCCGAAAATTAAAGTAGGGATTAAACTACACTATACCAACGTTAGTGCCTCGACCAGCATTGTATTAAACAAAATTATGTTTTCATaaggagaataaatgaaagacgagaagaattatgccaaaataacaatgaagaggACCATATGAAAAACACCAAGAAACAGTGGCAGCAAGTCTGGAACCTGCAATGACAAGCCGTCTAGGTCCATTGTCGAAGACAGTgtgaggtaagggagaggcACTGGTAGAGGCACTGCGAGGTAGGAGAGAAGGGCTGGCAGGGGCACTGCAGGAATGGGGCGACGGGCTTGAAGAGTCAGTGAGGGATACAGGCATGGGACTGCAAGGGGCACTGCGAGGTAAGGGCGAGGTGTTGGAAAGGGCACTGCAAAGTAGGGACGAAGGGCTGGGAGGGCACAGCGAGGTGGCAAAGGCTGGACCAATCGTGTAGATtcgtatttcattcattcattcaaaacaCCACGAGAGCGAGTCAGATAATATAACTGAAGGAATGGGATGACAGGGGGAGTGAGTTACAGTtacacacaggaagggaaaaaagttgtCTGGAACCGCACAACAGCGCAGCGTTGTTGGGCAATGTGAAGCAGGGCAAAGGAAACACGAGGAGTCTATGGGCGAGGCTGTTTGGACATAGAGAtcggaagaaatataaataagtgaataactgCTGGCCGAAGTGACAAAATCTCCCACTGTTAATAGTGTTGTCAAAATATCACCATcagtacagagaaagacagatattCAGTTTTAACATTTGAGTCAGAAACCAAGAGTCACATGAGTCTTCGCGTAATGAAACCTCCAGCTTCCCtcaaagaatacaaaagaaaaaaataaacaatgcctatcacaaaaataaaagatgaaaagagaacatCATCAGTATGAGAGCAGACCAAAATTGAAGACATTAACTGTACAAGTCAAAGAGAAGAGTGGACAAGGGCAGGACACATGACGCGCCAGACAGATAACAGATGGACGGTTGGAGTAAAGGTCTGACAACCTGGAGACGGTAAAAGCAGAAAGGGGAGACGGGGAGCTGATAAAGAGATGAGTTTTGATAGGGTGGCGTGGAACAGATGGAGACCAGAGAGATAACCAGGTAAGTTTGAAGGAAGCCTTTGTTAAGCCAGGTAGTGTTAGAAGATAATGgtcatggtgatgatgatgatgatgatgatgatgatgatgatgatgatgataatgatgatgatgatgacgatgaagatgataatgatgatgatgatgatgatgataatgatgatgatgcgacAGAAAACTTCAAGTGCCCGAAGAAAATGCATTCAATTTCTCACAAAAGTCGTGTCACTTTCTAAAAACAAAAGTGGAACATTCTGGCCTCGACACGACCTCTCAACACCACGCCACGTGGATTTATTCCTggtcctttctctccctccaagtTCATCCTATTTATCCCACCTCCTTCCTTACATTCCTCGTGACTTCCCTTCACATCTTCATCTCCTAACCTCATTCTCGGCCTCTAAAATCAGTGcccattccttccattccattccgCCACTATATAAGCGGGCCGAGAGGTAGAGAAGCCACCACTCCTCAACGCACCTCAGCCCCCCGACATGGCCCTCAAGGTACACCCTCCCTCCTGGCGTGCACCCACTGCACCTCGTGTACCCAATACTCCACACGTGGCGCACCCAACTCTCCACAATACAAGCTGCCTTCCACACCCATAAATgcaccccaccacacaccaccgtcATACCAGGTCCCAGTCCCTTCCAATCAGGGCCCCTCTCCGTCCTATCAGCAGCCCCGCCCGTCCTACGCGTAATgcgtaggagaaggaggaggaggaggaagaggaggaagaaaataaagacgacgacgatgaggacGACAGCGACGACAAGCACAAGGACAGCACCGAAAATGACGAGGATAAGAACCAGAAGACGAGAATCTACAACAGCGAAACAGAAACTATGAACAAGAGGCTGAGGtgacacacacagaagagagcTGCAGAAAAGGGTCGAGTGTTGGGAAGAAAGACTGCAAAGTGGCGAAGGATGGCCGAATTATCGGCTGGTAGAAAATCACCTTTAAGGATGTTACTGGACACAGGAAAAGTGGAGTGGCCGAATGACTGATTATCTAATTCATTCAAGGCAACCCACCAACAGGATCACGCGGCTCAAGGGACTGACTGAcatgagtgagtgtgttggtACAGTACAAACGTGGCTGCAGGAGACTGGCGGGATGGTGTAGCGAAGGCAACCAGGGTTAGGGCAGGTCGGTgttgaggaacaaaaaaaagagtcgGGAGATCACTTATTTGAAAGACTGAATTTCCACAACGACAATGacaacgagaaagaaaacagcgaACACGACGACAACGATGACGGCGACAACAATAACGGTAATGACAACatcgatgacaacaacaatgaccacCACAATGATGACAACCACAACGAAAACGACGATGAAACCGATCAcgacaatgaaaaaaacaacaactacaaatacAATGAAAACGATGACGACGACATCAACATTAACGACGAacacgacaacaataacaacgaccaATATATAAAGATGACGACAACGACAAATCACAACGTcgaagaaggaatacaaggaggagaaggaataggagtgcCGCGCCGTTCTCTCTCCAAATTTGCTCAAGTGCGGAGGAAGGAGAACTTGCTGTCCTTGTCTCATGGCCGCACTCATGCCTGCGTCTCTTCTTCAGTCATGCTGTGAGGACACCTTTCCTCCATGACCATTTATAGACCTTGCCTCT
This window encodes:
- the LOC135113314 gene encoding cuticle protein 8-like, producing the protein MALKLVLLPALVAVALADTTSYRPLPPSPAPIYSARTPSYNAPAPSYNAPEPVSPPKYDFSWNVKDDYSSNDYGHQETRDGYNTQGSYYVQLPDGRLQEVTYTVNGDSGFVAQVNYQGEAQYPTQQGYGSAPSYQAPAPSYRQPRPSYA